The Leadbetterella byssophila DSM 17132 DNA window CTTCAGCTCAGATCCAAAATTATCAGGGGGGAAGCATGACGGTAAGTGAGAATAAAGTGAATCAATTAATGGTTCTGGAATGGGATCAAGATGGAAATGTAGTTCAGGAAGATGTATTCAAGATCGAAAGTGATCCTTTTATTCGATTTGAACCTCAAAGCGCATTGCTGTTTACCAAAGATCAGTTTGTTCCCTTCTTACCCTACAAGAGAGGGTTAAGTTACCTCATTGATGGAAAGAAAGAATTCCATTTACTATTCTCTCCAGAGGAACCATGGAAGGTAGATGATGGTGATTTCTCAGTCCAGACTTTAGATTTTAAATCTCTACTCGTTTATGGTGTGGCAGAGTCCCGTCCTTTTGAAGCTGGTAGCCAGCAGATCTATTTTATCAAAAAGCTGCAATGGTAGATTGATTATATATGAGAGAGTTAGTATTTTTGTTCTCAAACTTAGATTAATCTAACATTATGCATTTAGAAGACTTACTTTCATGGCATCCGGTATTCTTGGCCTTGTTAGCTACCTTATTTACATGGGGAGTTACAGCTGTAGGTGCTTCCTGTGTTTTTTTCTTCAAAGAAATCAATAAGAAAGCTTTAAACCTCATGTTGGGCTTTGCTGCAGGGGTTATGATCGCTGCAAGTTTCTGGTCGCTTCTCGCACCAAGTATAGCATTAGAGGAAGAGAGAGGAGGGATCTCTTGGCTACCTGCAGTGATAGGTTTTCTCTTTGGTGGTGCTTTTTTATTTGCCATGGATAAGTTTCTGCCGCATGTGCACTTAAGTAAAAGCACGGAAGAAGCGGAGGGAATTAAGACTTCTTGGCATCGCAGTGTACTTCTGGTATTGTCAATTACTTTACATAATATTCCTGAAGGTTTAGCGGTAGGTGTAGCGTTTGGAGCCTTATTGCAGAATCCAAGTATGGAGGTACTGACTACAGCTATTGCTTTAGCCATGGGTATAGGTTTACAAAACTTTCCGGAAGGTGCTGCGGTTTCTATCCCATTGCGACGAGAAGGTTTCTCCAGATGGAAAGCCTTTAAATATGGCCAGCTGAGCGGGATGGTGGAACCTATTGCAGGCGTTTTAGGAGCCTTACTCGTTTTGTATGTAGCTCCTGTTCTGCCTTATGCCTTATCTTTCGCGGCAGGTGCGATGATCTTTGTGGTAGTTGAGGAATTGATACCTGAGTCTCAAAATGGAGACGAGACTGACTTATCTACTGTAGGGACTATGCTTGGATTTGCGCTGATGATGTTTTTAGATGTGGCATTAGGATAAAGGATGCCGAAGCATCCTTTATTTATTTTAATTCGCGAATCTTGATGTTTTTGTATTTTACTAGATCACCATGGTCTTGAAGTAAGATCGGGCCTTCTTTTGCTGCTCCAAAACCTTCAAAATCTTTGTATTTACTTCTTGCAACCAGTGCTTTGAAGATATTGTCATTTCTTTTGTATTCTAGTACTTTAAATCCGTTTAACCAGTGTTCTACTCTATTGTCAGGGTAAACTACTATTCTACCGGTTTTCCAGTCGGTTTTCTTACCAAAGAAACGCTTGTCAATCTTTTCAGAAGGAATCAGGTCATATAGGCTAGCCAGGGTTCTGTTCCCTACGGCTCCCATTTTCGCATCCGGATGTTTTTCATCATCCAGAATTTGATATTCTAGACCTATTCCGGATTTACCGCCTGAATCAAATTTCTCTTCTACGAAGTATTTTACGCCTGAGTTAGCACCTTCGCTGAGTTGGAAAGAGAAAACTAACTCAAAAGCAGAGAATTTACGGGTACTTACTATATCATTACCCGTCTCAGAACCGTCTGATGGGCTAACTATCATTTGGCCATCCTTAACGGTCCATCTTTTGGTTGGCATTTCCTGCGAGTATACATTTCTCCAGCCGCTCAGGTCTTTACCGTTAAAAAGTAGGGTGAATCCTTGGTGCTTTTCTTGATCAGAAAGGTAGTTATCTATCAAGTTCACCACAGGGGTATTATCTACCGGACTAAGTTTAGGATTTTTGGTATTGATACGAATGTTCTTCCATTTGATTTTCATGCCCGGTTTCATTTCAGCATAGATGCTGTGAACCTGTAGTGCGATAAAACCTTTTGGAGTCATATCATCTATCAAATAAGATACCGGAACACCATTGATAAAGGTTCTGATATGAGTACCAATGGCCTCAATTCTATACTTGTTCCATTGTCCCATTTTGAAAGCTTTTTTCGCTTCTGGGTTGTTTTCAGGGAAAGTTAACCAGTCTCTTCTGCCTTCGTCATAGATTCCACCAGACCATCCTCTGGAAGATGGATCTATCTCCATTTGGTATCCGTGAACTCTGCCGTTTTGATAATCCGGCTTAGAAAGACTTCTAAACTGAATACCTGAGTTCATAGGTTCATCAAGGTACAGATCAAGTTCCAAAACAAAATCTCCATATTCCTCTTCAGTTACCAAAAAGGAATTAGGTGTGTTACTGACCGTGATACCTACAATAGCACCGTCCTCCACTTTGTAGATGGCTTTTCCTCCCAACTGTTTCCAACCATCTAAATTCTTTCCATTAAATAAAGGTTTCCATTCCTGTGCGAAACCCTGAGCGCTCCATAATAACGCCGCTACTAGAAGTTTTTTAATCATAAGGTCAATTTATAATGGCTTAAATATACGAGGAAAGGCCTAAATAATGAGCCTACGGCCATTTTTTTCACTAGAATAGGAAAGATTTGGTCAGTAAAATCGTTTATTGCATACTAAATCTAAACAGCTAGCATGAATTCTTCTTTATTAATCTCTACGTATAACTGGCCGGAAGCCTTAAGATTAATCTTAGAAACGGTTCGGATTCAAACGGTTTCACCTTTGGAAGTGGTGATTGCTGATGACGGTTCAGGTCCGGAAACTCGAGAGGTAATCACTGAATTCAGGGATATTCTTGATATTCCTATCAAACATGTCTGGCAAGAAGACAGAGGTTTTCGGGCTTCACGCATACGGAATTTAGCTATTAAAGAATGTGAGGCTGAGTATATTATTCAAATAGATGGGGATACTCTGCTACATCCTCGCTTCATAGAAGATCATCATTCCTTGGCTTTAGATAATCATTTTATTTCCGGTTCAAGGGTTTTAGTGGGTGAATCAGCAACCCATGAGGCTATAAAATCTGGTAAATTTACATTTAGCCCTATTTCTAGGGGTATTAAGAATAGATTGAATGCTTTGCATTTTCCGGAACTAGGATCCCGGTATTCAGTAAACGGGCTCCCTCCCGAAGAGTTGATATATAAGATTAGAGGCTGTAATATGAGCTTTTGGAAGAGGGATCTTTTAGCTATTAATGGCTATGATGAGAACTTTGAGGGCTGGGGGAGAGAAGATTCAGAATTGGTTTGGCGTTTATTAGTTAAAGGTTGTTTCTTACGTCAGGTTAAATTAGCTGCCATACAGTACCATTTGCACCATAAGCCTAATAGCAGGAATCATTTCCAGGAAAATCATTTACGTCTGCTTGAAGTGATGGCTTCAGCTACGTACTATGCAGAAAATGGTATTTTTAAAGAAGAGTTTGATACAATTCCATCCATTGTTTTGCCAGAGTAAGGTCGTCAAATTTCTGTACAAAAGTCCTTCCCTCCCTACTCATTCTCTCTCTTTCAAGCTCATTATCCCACAGGGATATTAGCTTGGCCTTAACTTCTTCAGCATTATGTATATCTACGTAAGCAGATGAGGGTCCTCCAGCTTCCGGAAAAACTCCTGCTTGGTTAGTTACTACTGGAATACCGGAGTATAGGGCCTCTATAATGGGAATTCCAAAGCCTTCGTATTCAGATGGATAGGCGAATATTTTGGCTAAACTATATAAGATAGCCACTTCCTCATTACTAAGTCCTTCTAGGAAGTGTACTCTGTTTTCCATTTTATTCTCCTGAGCAAACTGCTCCATCTTCTTCGCATAATCTGTTTTGCGTCCTATAAATACCAGGGGTATGTCCGTGGCTTTTAGGGCTTGCAGGAGGATCAAACCGTTCTTT harbors:
- a CDS encoding ZIP family metal transporter — translated: MHLEDLLSWHPVFLALLATLFTWGVTAVGASCVFFFKEINKKALNLMLGFAAGVMIAASFWSLLAPSIALEEERGGISWLPAVIGFLFGGAFLFAMDKFLPHVHLSKSTEEAEGIKTSWHRSVLLVLSITLHNIPEGLAVGVAFGALLQNPSMEVLTTAIALAMGIGLQNFPEGAAVSIPLRREGFSRWKAFKYGQLSGMVEPIAGVLGALLVLYVAPVLPYALSFAAGAMIFVVVEELIPESQNGDETDLSTVGTMLGFALMMFLDVALG
- a CDS encoding 3-keto-disaccharide hydrolase; the protein is MIKKLLVAALLWSAQGFAQEWKPLFNGKNLDGWKQLGGKAIYKVEDGAIVGITVSNTPNSFLVTEEEYGDFVLELDLYLDEPMNSGIQFRSLSKPDYQNGRVHGYQMEIDPSSRGWSGGIYDEGRRDWLTFPENNPEAKKAFKMGQWNKYRIEAIGTHIRTFINGVPVSYLIDDMTPKGFIALQVHSIYAEMKPGMKIKWKNIRINTKNPKLSPVDNTPVVNLIDNYLSDQEKHQGFTLLFNGKDLSGWRNVYSQEMPTKRWTVKDGQMIVSPSDGSETGNDIVSTRKFSAFELVFSFQLSEGANSGVKYFVEEKFDSGGKSGIGLEYQILDDEKHPDAKMGAVGNRTLASLYDLIPSEKIDKRFFGKKTDWKTGRIVVYPDNRVEHWLNGFKVLEYKRNDNIFKALVARSKYKDFEGFGAAKEGPILLQDHGDLVKYKNIKIRELK
- a CDS encoding glycosyltransferase family 2 protein, which gives rise to MNSSLLISTYNWPEALRLILETVRIQTVSPLEVVIADDGSGPETREVITEFRDILDIPIKHVWQEDRGFRASRIRNLAIKECEAEYIIQIDGDTLLHPRFIEDHHSLALDNHFISGSRVLVGESATHEAIKSGKFTFSPISRGIKNRLNALHFPELGSRYSVNGLPPEELIYKIRGCNMSFWKRDLLAINGYDENFEGWGREDSELVWRLLVKGCFLRQVKLAAIQYHLHHKPNSRNHFQENHLRLLEVMASATYYAENGIFKEEFDTIPSIVLPE